aaatcaaactcagaTATCTAGGCTTTAAGTCAAACTTTACAAGAAAAACTCTAAATTTTCAAGCCTTAAAAGTTGGAAATTAACACTAAAACCGGATAATTTTTAAGATTATAGagtttaaaacagctgattctgtgtAGAAAAATCAGATCAGATGAAGCTGTTTGCCTTGCATAAGTCCTGGAGAAGAGAACctatatttaccttttaactggGCTTGATCAAGAAGGAAATCCGTGATTTTATTCCAGAATTATCACTGTATCAGAAGAATCAAGACTTTGAAGAAACACTGATATAAACGGGACTATTCAGAAGAAAATACATTGACATAATCAGGTGACGACTCTGATCCAGCCAGCATTTGGAgttgaaattttcaagtttatgAAGTAAAACACACACCTTTCCAActcaaaattctgagttttgtTTCTCATAAACTAACAACTTAAAATTATATCTAATTTTTCAGCTCTTTGTTCTTAACATTTTCCCTTCCTTTAGAAAATTTCTCCactgaaacataaacaaaagaagGTAATCCTGTTCTGGAATTGGCAGTAGCTGCAAACCTGAAAACTCAAAAAGACTAGTCACATTGctttctcttttgttattgttgttgacGAAGCAGGTATCGGAAGTCCCGCCTcttcttgattctgattggctagtGAGGAAGAAGTGACATTAACAAGTGTGGCGCTGTTCTTGAATGTGAGCTGTTTCATTTGAGAgccttttgacaaaaaaacaggcatttaaACGTAATCGCTGATAATTATGGTTCTTTGATTGTGGGGAGATCAAAAGTGTGATTgtgattaaaattcaaataatcGTACAGCTCTATTTTTGTATCTTCAGCATGCGTTAAGTGCTCTGCTTTCTGTGCATTTGTAGTCGAGCTGCATCGACTGATCACCAGGCTTTGGTGTATTCGTTTAcaagtgtgaaaaaaaacaaaaaacctttaCGATAGCCTCAGTATCAGTTCCTGTAGATGGTAttcttgattaatgtgactgcataaaaagAAATCTGGATTAAACTGTCGCTAACAATCTGTTATAGATTAATATTTTAACTTGAGCCACTAATCTGCAAGACACTGTGAACATAACACGGTTAGAAATCCTGACTGCCTGAAATGCATCAAAACAGATCGATGCAAACTtgatttaacaaacattttaaagacgTTCTTCTCTTCTTAATGGCTGGAGAAGCTAGACGTCTACATTTTACCATGATTTTGTTATTTCTGTAAACTTTATTTCCTTAATCGTAGGTAAACCTCACTGAAATCAGCTTCTGTTTCAGGCTCATACTGCCGAAACAACATAGTAGAACTGCCGTTGAACTGACTCATAAAACGATGGAGGAGCTTCATGATGCTACAGATCAAGAACTGATGGTGTTTACAGAGCCATATAGAAAAGAAAGTCTTCCCTGTAACACTTATCTTTAGCTTCACTGTGATTACTGAGAAGTTTTATGGGAGTCCTGGCGACTGTGATGACCAGATAGGCAGCATTCCTCTTTAATTATTCTTGCAGTAAGTGTGATTTCAATGCCTTTGTTTTGACTTCTgttagatttttgttttggtgtattttatattttcaagaGTCTGTAACGTCCGTTGATGCTGATGAAAACCTTTTGTTTGCCGTTGCAGCGCGTTTTCCTTTTACGCCATCAAACCTGATATGTGAAGAGTGCAACTGAAAATATTGCTGAAACTGAAGTGGAGAAACACGTAGAAAAGTCTGACGAATGAGAGCAAGATTTTCACAGTAtgagtctcctcctcctctttcttgtCTACAGGGATTTGCGTTGCCTCTTCATGAACGACATGGAGTAATCTCCGCTCGGCGTGCTCTTCTGTCTCTTCATCTGGACCTGCGACTGCGCCGTAAGCTGCAGTTTGATGGCGCTGGAGTTCACCTTAGCGGCGCACAGCAGCTCCTTCATCCCCTTCATCTTCTCGCTCTGAAACACCACCACGGGCCCGGTAGGGGAGGAGGTGGCAGCGGGGGCTTGGGACGCCTCCTGCTGCTGTTGAGAGGAGGCAGAGGGGGATGAGTCTGGGCTGGGAGATTTGGGCTTTACTTCAGCGTCTCCTCGCTGGTTCTGGGAGGAGCGGCGGCGGCCTCCACCCTCGCCTACCTTCTTAGGCTGAGCTGGAGGAGGCTGGGCAGATGGCGAGGtgggaggagcagaggagggaggggagccCTGATCCTCCAGCTTGGACTCTCTTCTCGGGCCTCGTCTACGGCCTTCACGCAGGTCGTCACTCGACTGGTCGTCTTCTTCCTGAGACTcgggctctttggtgatgatggaAACCTTCTGACGCACCTGTGACAGAAAACGCACCGCTGTTAGCTTTAACGCATCAACACGAGGCGAGTAAATCCACAGATTTTACTTGTTTGAGGCAAAATCAAGGTGAGACCATTTTTGATACCTATAGGATCTTAGAGggcaaattaaagaaataaaaatgcaaacaaagatCAGGGTAAGAAGCAGCTGAGCAGAAACCATGAAACATGCATGACgcagaatttcaaaataagatgactataaatttgtgttttgacaCATAAATCATATATCTTAACACCCCTAATTGACACCTATTCAGACGTTTATAGGCAGACTCATAGTGGCATCTCACCTGAGCATCGAAGCGGCTCAGAGACTGGACCAGGTAGGTGGCCCAGCCCACGTGGAGGACCGGCGTCGGGCTTCCCTCCTCCCACTTACAGATGCCATCATAGAAACGCAGCAGGTGAGCGAAACATTCAGAGTcctgcagagctgagagagcAGCCGCCTGCTTTGGCtcctgaaacacagagagagagacgaaTTTATGAGACACATATACCAAAAAATCTAGTATACTGAGCAGTAGACCAGCAGGACTTAAAGGAAGGATTCTGGcttaatgaaggagaaaaaagtccaaaagtaCCAGTCTGATCTTTGTTGCTATATAATGTCTACTCTTACCTTGAAGACTCTGAAAAGTAAACTCCAAAATGGTGGAGTCTAAACGTTGCTTCACAATAGGTGTGGCTGTTGCTTCATTTGATTGCATTTGcatttgttaaaaacaacacaaacatttttatttgcattatcTTCATCTTGTAATGATGGTCTGAGAAAATGCATATTTATAGAACTGTTAGTCTATTGTGTAGTAACAAGTCCTGTCTTATAATACATGATATTCGAGGAAATTGACCTAATAGTGTCCTCTTCTGAATCAAAATCCCTCTCCTGCTGAGATTACTCACCTTCTCTACTccctctcccccctctcctccttctccagcACTCTCTGCAGCAGTAGCTGTCTCCTTCAGCAGGTTGGGGATCACATCGTTTGCAATGTCAAAGAACTCTTTGTAGATCTCCTCATCTTCACGGAAATAGTTATAGCTGCAGGAGAAGGAGGGTTTTTATCAAAAGGACAGAATAAAACAGCAGGATGtgactgaaaaagtgatttcaaAAGTCTAATTTCTCTTCCTAAATCATCCAAAAAACCTCAGATAAAAGGACGGTCTGTTTGACTTTGATTTGGTGACCTCTAACATGATGATTATTGATCTAAACAAGAGTTCAACAAGTGAACCACTGAACTGTGCTCCATCGTTGACAAACGAACAAACTGTTTTAATGTACATTCCTGATAGAGAGGAACAATGGTGGAGCAGGAAGAGGAAGCCGATTGACCGAGAGGAATGTGAGCAGTGGAGGGTCAGCCATGATATTTTTAAccacaggaggagagagagtgaggatgCAGAGCTCCACACTTCCTGTTTTAACACCACACCCTCAGAGAGGAACTGGGACCTGTTGTGGAGGCTAACTGGTCAACAATCTTAACCttataacaaaaacaaacttcatcactttaaggttttttttaaaactaatgtGTCTGATTTCTAATTTCAGACTTCTTTTAATAATTTATAAAACTTTGAAAACACCACATCAGGAGTGATAGTTGGGTGTTTGCTGCCACTTTGTGGTCATTTGGTGAAACACCACCTGAGGCTGCTGTTGGCCTACATCTTGGAAAAATTGGACACCAATGAttgttttcattaataaaatCCCTACTGAAAAGGCCTGCACACACTTGttcttacaaaaaaaacctacaaCCTCATTTCCAAAAAGTCGGGTCACTGTGTGGAATGTAAACCCATATTTtgttcacaacagaacataaaacaACCTATCAGATCCTGAAACTGAGACAtgttaccatttcatgaaaaatattagctcattttgaaattaGATGGAAAcaaaatatctcaaaaagttgggacggggccacaaaagactggaaaagtaagtggtaccaatcaaaaacagctggaggagcattttgcagttAGTTATGTTAAGTGTCATCAGTAACATAACTGGGtataaaatgagcattttagagaggcagagtctcagaagtccataatatcatcaaaagattcagacaatctggagaaatctctgtgaacAAGAGACAaagctgaaggggccctcaggagtcactgcattaaaaacaggcatgattctgaactggaaaacactgcatgggctcaggaacacttccagaagtcACTGTCTGTCAtcacagttggccatgccatccacaaatgacagttaaagctggatcataaaagaagaagccatatgtgaacaggatctaGAAATGCTGCCGTctcctctgggccaaagctaatttaaaatggaccGAGGCttaaggaaaactgttctgtggtcagattaatgataatttgacattctttttggaaaccacagatgtcgtgtcctgtggactaaagaggagagggacaatcCAGcttctgcatctctgatggtatggggttgcattagtgcctatggtgtggacAGCTTACAAATCTGGATAGACACTATCAGTGCTGAAAGGTAGagagaggtttaagagcaatgtatgctcccattcagacaacgtctctttcagggaagaccTTGACTTTTTCAGCAAGACACTGCTAAACcaccatcacaacagcatggcttcacagtagaagagtctgggtctTGAAGTGGCCTGCCTGTAgttcagacctttcaccaacagaaaacattttgagcatcagaaaagaaaaaatcaagcaaaaaagacccaggactgttaagCAGCTAGATTCctacatcaaacaagaatgggaaaacattgctcccccaaaactccagcaacagGTCTCCTCACTTACCAGACATTTACAAGCAGTTGTtagaagaagaggggatgctacacaatgataAGCATGGCCCTGTACCTTCTATTTTGAGACATGTTGCAACtgccaaattcaaaatgagttagtaattttcatgaaatggtaaaatgtctcagtttcaacttatgatattttgttttttgttctattgtgaacAAAATGTGAGTTTATTAGATACAAAtcattgactttgttttttatttgcattttacacagtagcccatcttttttggaatttgtgtTTTACATAAGAACTATCAAttatgtgtttttcaaaaatatgaGCAAATCATTTTTTGAAAACCTCGGAGCAGACAGGCAGATGAAGAAATGAAAATTGATCTCAATTaagttttctttgtaaaaatgaaaaaattcgGATTTTACCACATTAAAACTGTGCATCCTTAATATCTCTGTTGGattaacttttcaaaaaccttcaAATTTCGAGGGAAATCTTTCAACAGACGTGTTTACCCTGCAATATAAAACCATAACATAAAGATTATTTTAAGAGCACTGTGAACTCACTCCTGCATGACCTGAGCAGCTTTGGCCCAGGCCCTCAGAGCGTCCCTGACGTTCCTGTGTCTGTAGTGGAAACCAGCCAGGTACATGTAGGGGTAGATGTGCTCGTTGTTGTAGTACTTCTGAGCTGACATGACCGCCTGACAGGCACAGAAAACAAGGAGTTAAAACCCTGATCCTGGTGTGATCTCCTCTTCTTAACAGCCTTCATGATGAATGACTTTTACCTTGAGGTGGATCTCCAGAGGACTCTCCTTTCCTGGGATAGGATCCTGATCTTCAAGGTCAGCCAGAGTGCCCATGGCCATGGGATACCTGGGAGATACAGGAGGGGGTTTGGTTTACTGAAGGTTATTCTTTTAGTGGACAGGCTGTAAGctgtgaaaaaatgattttcctCTCACCTGTCCAAGTCTCCTCGCTCGTACAGCAGCCAGAGAAGTTTCTGTGAAGGAGGATATATTATTAAAAACCATCCAATGAGGACTGAGTCTCAGAGGAAATCTGGGGGGAGAGCTGGTTCTTAAAGCTTCCAGATTAGTGAGTTTTTGACTTAGTGTGGTGTGTAGATGCGTGCGAATACCAAAGGTTATTTTCTAAGTCGTAGTGATAGGGGAAAGGCAGTGGGAACACCATGCCTCAGTTTATTATCATAACTAGCTCAGTTTCATTTTGACTCTCTGAAATGTCCCTCACTTTTTCCTGTAGCATTGATCATGAAACTGAAACTGGTGGTTTCTGCACAGACGCGTTCCTCACCTGCTGTAGCTGCAGGAGCTCGGAGCTGTCAGTGTGGAGGTCAAGAGACGGGTTGATGGCACAGACCATGAACGCCACCTCCATGTTTCTGTCACATTTCATGTAGGAGCCCTTTAGATAGAGCCAGCTCTGagggaaacacaaaaacatctgaGGTCAACAATGGCAGGAAATGCAAATACTATACAGGACATATTTAGTTAACGTCTGTCTGCACCACCATGACTCAGGGAGGGGAATTCCACTGGCTGACACATTTCTGGATCCTGTGAGGTTTGTCATCTTTCTGAAGCTGCAGAGAGCTAACCACCATAATGGATGGACTCACAAATCTTCAGTTCAAATGAGTTAACTTTGTACTTTTAACTTGATCTAGGCCGGGGAGTTTAAGCCTTTAAAGAGCACTGCTACAGGGATGAGCAATGGAAAAATCTGAATGTATAAACAAAACTGTTCAGACACACAGGCAGGCTGCCAACCTTTTCATAATTCATAAATCTTTTAGCTACACACATTGTTTTGTGGGGTTTTATAATTTCATCTTCAattatcaaattattttgtttttgagatACTTAATGATTAAGTCTGATATCACTGATTTTATTGGTTTGAGTATTTGAGCattaattcatgcttttattttgaaagacgtGGTAGTTTTTGGCACCAGGACGGGCAGGTAGGAGGATGGGTAGGGACCTGGGAgggtgaaagtttttttttaccaggaaGGCAAGAGTAAAGAGATTGCTAATTTGTTTGTCAGACAACTTTGTTGAatagaaacaaaagaaacaaaatttttTGTCTGGACACTGACATTTTTGATCCTGCATAAGCTCCACTATTCCCATACCAATACTGATTAGTTTCCATTTGAAGTCCGTGTTTGTCTTATGACAGAAGCAAATCCCTGCTTCAATATATGATCACCACTGCATGAACATGTGATTAGGGACAGTAAAGGAGAGGAGAAGTCTGCTGGTTCACGCTGGgcaaataaataatatatttgTATAAGATATACTCTGTTTCATTTAAGATAATTCCTTAAATACATGGTAAACTGATATCATAATGCTAATCCTGTGGCTAACTTGTCGCTTCATCATGACTGGAGGAAGCTGGAGCTCATCCTCACCTtctcactgactccagctgCGACAGTCTGCCCTCGTCTGTCCTCGTTCCCCTTCCC
This genomic stretch from Cheilinus undulatus linkage group 22, ASM1832078v1, whole genome shotgun sequence harbors:
- the men1 gene encoding menin; its protein translation is MGLHSSQKKHFPLRGIDGVVQLFDAELRKSEPDLALLSLVLGFVEHFLAVNRVIPINVPGVRFEPLEPDCPTSCFPTVELGMISALYERFTAQIRGAVDLSQYRRTAAGSSRELVKKVSDVIWNSLSRSYFKDRAHIQSLFSLITGTKLDSSGVAFAVVAACQVLGLKDVHLALSEDHAWVIFGKNGEETAEVTWHGKGNEDRRGQTVAAGVSEKSWLYLKGSYMKCDRNMEVAFMVCAINPSLDLHTDSSELLQLQQKLLWLLYERGDLDRYPMAMGTLADLEDQDPIPGKESPLEIHLKAVMSAQKYYNNEHIYPYMYLAGFHYRHRNVRDALRAWAKAAQVMQDYNYFREDEEIYKEFFDIANDVIPNLLKETATAAESAGEGGEGGEGVEKEPKQAAALSALQDSECFAHLLRFYDGICKWEEGSPTPVLHVGWATYLVQSLSRFDAQVRQKVSIITKEPESQEEDDQSSDDLREGRRRGPRRESKLEDQGSPPSSAPPTSPSAQPPPAQPKKVGEGGGRRRSSQNQRGDAEVKPKSPSPDSSPSASSQQQQEASQAPAATSSPTGPVVVFQSEKMKGMKELLCAAKVNSSAIKLQLTAQSQVQMKRQKSTPSGDYSMSFMKRQRKSL